AAAGGGGGGAAGGGGGAAAAGGGATGATGAGCTCATTGCTTAGACTGCTATCCCGGTGACCCAGCTTTGCATAAGCAGTGGaacctgaatgaatgaatggatatgtAAATATAATCATTCACAGCATAAATGCAGTTATATTTTCCAATCTGACATTCTGATGAGGGAGATCCTTCAGCAGGAGCGACACTGGGGCATTTCACCAGTAACAGAAGctgcaactttcttttgttgctaaatgtatattttatatattatatatatattttatatatactttcattagttgtcagttataatcatcaaaattaaaagaaataaacatttgaaatacatcagtctgtgtgtcatgaatgaatctaatatacaagtttcacttttgaatggaattactgaaataaattaactgtcatgatattctaattttatgaccagcacctgtgtgtgtgtgtatgtatgtgtgtatatatatatatatatatatatatatatatatatatatatatatatatatatatatatatatatatatatatatatatatatatatagtgtgagcTGAGGGCtcatcgcaccccaagaagatacagacgccctgtaaaccctgaaacacagactaccctcacattgctctctACCCTTCTCACTTGGCGcttataacgcgtaatacaagccttgtgcagcctgtcagttttggaattgattgttttgattttatctctctttgtctctctgacattcttttgCTCCTAGCGGAAgagtcatctctgacttgtcatggagcacgcttAAGCTTTTGAAAAGAAACAATGTTTGTTTgcatgtttgaataaaattctgttttctaCAAACTTgtatctctgtgcaaatctgtgacccaagcgtgcaagatgtatatttgaatataaatgtactgtttattgtagtaatttaaagtattttctaaTGTACAATTGTTGCTTCTGCCAAATGcacagcatattgttactgaatACTTGTTTAAGTATAATGTTCACAaactaacatttacatttttatatagtatgtataatgccattaatgtttaattatgtgATGCACAAATTCAGAACCACAATGTTCTTGATTCACTCTTAACAGCAGATGCATTTGTTCTTTTGTGGTGAGATCCAATATTACTTTTTGATGAGTTGCTAAAAAGACCACTCAGTTACTTGTTGTAttttatgacaattaaataaaactgttcTTTTTGAAAGCTGTCCCATAACACACTTTCATGTTTTGAAGTCAGAAGTACTCAATCTATAGATATTTTACCATTCTCTGTATTTTTGAGCCCTGATAAATGTTATTGATGATCGCTTATCAGGGCTGCTTATCTGACAAGTGCGTAAATGTGGGTGGCCAAAGCCCATCTTGACTTATCAAGAAACACTGAGCTCATAGAACTGACTGAGTCTCATTTGAGGCATACTCACTAAGACTTGATTTTCATAAGCTCGCTCATGGAACATCCCCTGGTGGAATTCGTTAAGTCTAGTTCAtgctttgttgcatttttttccaaaagtttcTGGAACCACTCATTACATTTCTCTGCAGAGTGAGTAGATGCTTTGCTGCTCATAATGCATAACAAGGCTATAGTGTCCTTATGGTTGCAAATTGATATACACTTGAACCTCCatttctaattgttttattttgtgaaaaacactttttaatgcagaaagggataaaaaataaaagatgaaaactAGCATTTATTACATATGCATATTGATGAAAGTCATAGAAAGACATTATGTAGTTTAAAGCAACCTGTTTCTCCCAACCagggaaaaagaataaaaacagcagaaagaaTTACATTAATTTCCACAATATTTAGTGTGACTGGATtcacagatttgtgtttcagttgGTTTACAAATCCCAACACCCTCTGTAATGGAAAACAACTGAACTGGCTATTTGCTTTATTGGAGTGCCTGATGGTTTTGGAAAATGTACATTCTACTTTAAATGTTACCCTCACTGTACAGTTGCCATAATAATAAATAGCAGTACTGGTATTAAATATGTCATCTGTTCACATCAAGACATAAAAGTCAGCATTATTTGACTTATAACAAAAACGGTTTAAAAATGATAGATGCAGTTACATTCTATTCTTTAAGTTTGACAGATTGTTCACCATTATGTGGTTATTCATGACCATTAATGGTTGGTTCTAGTCAACAGCCATTGTAATGCTTTATTAAATACAAGACACCCAATGTCTTAATCCAATCTAGTGTTATACATAATCTCCTGCTTATACATAAATAATTCTGCTGTGATAGACTATTACAAATATGCTGTTTTTCTATTTAACTGACAGGGTTGTCATGTGTTTGGACCATGAAAAgagccaccatgacatcactccAACCTTTTAACAACAGGGTCCCCAGACTCTAAGACAAGCAGACTATGTATCTCACACAATTTCGGAGTCTGGTAAGAGtcgaaaatatgtttatttaaaatttctgtaaaaaaagtgaaattcacaGAGAAAAATTGAATGATGTAGTTGAGAGTATATGTGTgttaattttttgtgtgtttgtgttgtgtgtgtgtgtatatgtatattgtggtcgCAGATGTGGGAGTGCCACCCAACCTCCAACACAGAAAGACACAGGAAAAAGTTCAacacacatgtttttttttatttattatccttTTTTCCCCATATGAAATGCATTCCCGCTTCCTGCCTGACAGACAAAATACAAGAACATGGCAAAAGCACACTTTTCTTCTCCCTGCTTTTTCTTCCTCTCATTTCTTCATCACCACTCCATTCTCAGAAGCTTTTTCCACCTCCTCGACTCTGCCGCCTGGAGTAGTGGtagtggttcttttttttttgggcaccCAGGGAAGGTGTTGGTGTCCAGTGACCACCTTCTGGCAGCAATTCAGGTCTGtgtgaaataacaaaacatttagcCGCCGTGTGGCCAGGCATAACATATAGCAGAGCTTTACGCGTGTCAGTGTTGCTTTGTAAGCAGATGCTTTAATTAATTCcctcataaattaataaatgtaaaatgagttGTTTATTGGATAAGGAGTGATTAGAAAATAAGACGATGAAAAACTGaaggaataaaagtaaaaagtaaaaatatgaataaaagacaAGCTGAAATGTCAAATAAAACAGGCATCAAGAAGTACACAAAATGGGATATAAGTCCACTGAACAGAGgttcagaatgcacaacatgacTGAAACAGACTGACttctgtatacagtgcatccaaaaagtattcacagcacatcactttttccacatttttttatgtttatttttttgttacagccttattccaaatgggttaaattatttttctagaattctacacacaacacccataatgacaacgtgaaaagtttacttgagttttttgcaaaatttgttaaaataaaaatgagaaatcacatgtacgtaagtattcacagcctttgctctgTACTTTGTCGAtactcctttggcagcaatacagcctgcctttttgaatatgatgccacaagcttggcacacacatccttggccagttttgccattcctctttgcagcacctctcaagctccatcaggatggatggaagtgtcggcacagccattttaatatctctccagagatgttcaatcgggttCAAGTCTGATCTCTGGCTGGGGcccctcaaggacattcacagagttgtcctgatgccacgctgatatcttggctgtgtgcttagggtcgcttgtccactgaaagatgaaccgtcaccccagtctgaggtcaagaatgctctggagtaggttttaaccaggatgtctctgtaaattgctgcagtcatcttcactttatcctgactaatctcccagttcctgccgctgaaaacatcccacagcatgatgctgccaccaccatgcttcactgtagggatggtattggcctggtgatgagtcgtgcctggtttcctccaaacgtgacacctggcattcacaccaaagagttcaatctttgtctcatcagaccagagaattttgtttctcatggtctgagagtccttcaggtgccttttggcaaactccaggcgggctgccatgtgccttttactaaggagtggcttccgtctggccactctacctcacaggcctgattggtggattgctgcagagatggttgtccttctggaaggttctcctctctccacagaggacctctgagctctgacagagtgaccatcgggttctttggtcacctccctgactaaggcccttctccccgatgctcagtttagatggctggccagctctaggaagagtcctggtggtttcaacttcttccacttatggatgatggaggccactgtgctcattgggaccttcaaagcagcagaaaattttctgtaaccttccccagatttgtgcctctgagacaatcctgtctcggaggtctacagacaattcctttgacttcatgctggtttgtgctctgacatgaactgtcaactatgggaccttctatagacaggtgtgtgcctttccaaatcatgtccaatcaactgaatttaccacaggtggactccaattaagctgcagaaacatctcaaggatgatcaggggaaacaggatgcacctgagctcaattttgagcttcatggcaaaggctgtgaatacttatgtacatgtgctttctcagtttttttatttttaataaatttgcaaaagcctcaagtatacttttttcacattgtcattatggggtgttgtgtgtagaattctgaggaaaaaaatgaatttaatccattttggagtaaggctgtaacataacaaaatgtggacaaagtgatgcgctgtggatactttctggatgcactctgtgtatatgtatactttGAGCATAACATTTTTACAACCCGAGTAATCATTAGGTCTAACGATTATGCGAGACATGTCTGTAGAGGTGCCCGAGTCACACTTGttactaatgcttttagcactaTTTTCACAGCCCGAGTGATGCTAAAGTCTAATGCTAGGGAGGTTAATGTACCAAAGCACAGATGTATGAATTGGTAGTTTAGAAGAAATTGACCTTGACAAATTGCTAGTTCTTTGGCTCTAAAGCAAATGGGGATCATGAGCCAGAAGATTTAACCAAAGCAGGAAGATTGCTGTTGCAAAAGATGTACCAACAAGAAACTTATGCATTCATGTGCATGTACACCATCTAGCAGAGTAATGTTTAGCCAATGCTCCTAATACAAGTACTAAAGGCTGGTCTCACCAATTGTTAACTATTGACACTTTTAGAACAAGCATAAAATATTAGTAGGGAAGTGGCATACAGTAGGTACAATATGCCACAGCTGTTTTATTCACatctattaatattaataaaatgtttggttTATGCATTctcaccagttttttttttttttagtataaagtttatttaaatcaGCTTCCAGCACATCCCTGCTAATTCAATTGTCCTTACATATTGAAAGATTTTTGTTAATTGGTAACTCCAGACTAACTCTGTGTGCAAGCGATGGTAATATGCATAACTGTGTCTGTTAGTTGACTGGGTCGTTTTCTGTAATAGGCATTTGCCTTGCACCTGATACAGGCAGTTTAAACTTAGGCTGTCTTGAACCTCAATTGCATTGTGTTTggtaatgaataaatgaatgggtGAACACAACGTGGAAGTGTGTTTTTCAGGTTTAAATGAAAGGGTATCGAGAGAAACAACCAGGGTATAAACCATTAATAGGAATGTATTGCATATGTACTATATATTTAGTGGGGAAATTGCACTAGCTCTAATGTTATTAAGAGCAGAATAATATTCTCAAATGGTTAGAGAATGGTTTTCTTCAAGTTTGCATGTATCTAAAAGTAAGTAGGTAGTAACagaaattaacatattttgtgaGTATAAGTTGGTAGttcagactttcaaaactcggatatattttgaaaattagcATTTTCTGTGTTGTTCTGTAGGTTTAGTCAAATATTTAGGAAAGCTATTGTTGATGTAGAAATACAGTAGTGGTAAAGCTGATTTATAGTtactaacatttatttttctgtagattttttttttttttttttaccactttcTGTAAAACAGCAACCTTTACGGCATAGTATTAGTGAGGTATTTCTTCTGTCCAAATTTTGGTAGAATGCATTTTTATAATATGTTTATTGTGATGCACCCTATTTGTTACAATTTTGCAGGATTAATGCAAAAATGTTCTCTGTGAGGTATAAATGTAATCCAGAacataacagaattttaaagatgaaaaagtGCCACATTTTATAACTATGTTAGCAGTGGTATTTTATTATCTGacagtttttttctgttcttttttttttttttttaaataaggttaCTCTAGCAAAATTAGTCAAATGCCTGTTATTCTGACCCCTCTACATTTTGACCGGGATCCACTGCAAAAACAGCCTTCCTGCCGAAGATCTGTTGTTATCCGAACCTTTATCACTAGTGATTTTATGACAGGCATTCCAGCAACTCCAGGGAACCAAATACCAGAAGAGGTgcatgtttttgatttattttcttcaatcttcaatttatgtttttgaattttgaacattttattggagcgtatcttaaaatattttctacattAAAGGTCAAGTTATTCACAAAGGCCTGCTATTTAACATTCAGTGAAAACTAATAGCAAACTGtctaatgaaatgtattttatacagTTTTGCTTATTGATATGCATAGCCTGGTAACAGTCTGGCACTGGAGAACACCCACTATGATGGAACCATTTTACTGTATGGTTATGCTCAGGTGGCTTCTTACCATGGTGAAGATGCAAATGAAATCTGTGTTACTGGAGTCCCATagtccattttttattattattattaccatgaaaacataaaatcttGGCTAGCTCCTCAGCAAGACTGTGTGCTGTATGTCTCGCTTTCAAGTTTTGTGTCTATAGTTCCACAGATGTCCTCCTTCTGCGTTCATATTATGATACATTATTGTGATGTAATGTCTGAGCCGCTTAAAATTTTATGAATTAAAGGTTATTGGCTTTGACTAGCTGAGTTTTCAACTGATGCATCCTCTCAAGAAGACAGCCTGAAGCCTTTTTCTTAAACCACGTTAATTGGTAACATGTTTGTGTCATTGTAAACAACAACCTCTGTTTATAGTTAAATGACTGGTCAGTACAGTTTTTTTGTTGGTGCTGCAGATATAGTAGGTTGCTGCACTCAGACCTATGGCTCGCAAACGGCATGCTTGCTTGTTCCATCATACATCAGACTGTAGATGTGCAGCTTTTGTATTTTAGTACAGTATTGTACATTTGGCAGCAGTGTGTAACCCTCTTGTTTAAATGTGTACCAGTCCAAATTGGGTTTAGGATGCCTTGTTTTACATTGAAGATGGTTATTCTACTTCTGGATCAAAAACAATTGGATGTGTTGCTTAAATACTGACCTCACTCTTGTGTTTGTATAAGTGAAGAACATGTTCTAATGTAAGTCTGTATCTGACAAGGCAGTGCTATAAGCTAATACAATTTCCTAgtataaatgtaattgtttaatgaatAGGTTTGTTCAGTTTAAATTCTAAGTCTGAGTGGATTTATTTAGCCTCATTGTCTGTCTTAGTGCAAATCTTgcttattataatttaaataaagactagctttgtctccaaacaaaatacatttatggtTGGAAGAATATAATGGCAAACCAGTAATTTGTGCAGGCAGTAATGATTTTGAATTTATATAAGTAAGGATCTTGACACTACTAATATGCAGTGCAGTTGGATCAACTGGAACAAAGACTGCACTGTGATTTAAACATGGCCAGTCTTGCCTATATGCAGAGAgccaaaaaaaatccagttttatATTTGGAACTCGCTGTTTTTACCATAGTGTATTCTACAGTTTTCAGAAAGTAGTAAAAGATGTACCTCAGAGAGGTGTTAAATGCAGTTAAACATTTATGGTAAAAGAATTAAATACAAAAGGCAAATGCTATGTGTTTTATGTCAACAGGTCCTGTTAAAAATGGTAAATGAAATTATGAAGATCCCTGGCATCTCTAGAGTGATGTATGACCTTACATCTAAACCTCCTGGAACTACAGAGTGGGAATAAGCTACAAATTTTAGTAGCAA
This Polypterus senegalus isolate Bchr_013 unplaced genomic scaffold, ASM1683550v1 scaffold_4346, whole genome shotgun sequence DNA region includes the following protein-coding sequences:
- the LOC120520259 gene encoding GMP synthase [glutamine-hydrolyzing]-like, producing the protein MPVILTPLHFDRDPLQKQPSCRRSVVIRTFITSDFMTGIPATPGNQIPEEVLLKMVNEIMKIPGISRVMYDLTSKPPGTTEWE